One Coregonus clupeaformis isolate EN_2021a chromosome 33, ASM2061545v1, whole genome shotgun sequence DNA window includes the following coding sequences:
- the LOC121549036 gene encoding zinc finger protein 292-like → MADEEAEQDSAHTHSSATIGALREKLQELAIALKNSKESPTQSSSQYCQDFCQTLVEYAGRWRMEEDPLPLVEVYTVALLSYAQASPCLSSQCENVPLVLERLSLSCLELLLSLPEHFPDALWEEFKSSVQSAQSQLQENGITQLSLLSTVAQETGVWTNGTLHSLLSNESPQTEKVHKFLELEGPILLEMRVKHLIKENHLERAALLAKACAEYPEFEGKGHFKQMYLVCLCAVSAQEPLMEELSNVDCRDALEMICNLESEGDERGAFSLCSAFLKQQLLQGDTYCAWELTLFWSKLLKRLESSEETFLDRCHQMSLLSKTVFHILFLIKVIQSEVDKVGLPVCVDMCIRALQLESSDGNTKANICKTISCLLPTDLEVKRACQLTEFLLEPTVDSYYAVETLYNEPDQKLEEENLPVPNSLRCELLLVFKTQWPFDPEFWDWKTLKRHCLTLMGEEASIVSSIDLLNDNESPEASEEEDTAQGEEGFRDVTDCFIDTTHELNEIVDKRQKIRETKKLREKGFISARFRNWQAYMQYCVLCDKEFLGHRIVRHAQTHYKDGLYSCPICAETFTSKDTLEPHVASHVKLSCKERLAAIKTNKKLANPKTAAPVIAALKAKTENLLWTKDANGESQEHNGQSLQTETVQTKVSGLKTESSTEENTCPIANCKKGFKYFRNLLVHVKAHGENDEAKRFLEMQRKKVICQYCRRQFVNVTHLNDHLQVHCGVRPYICIQLNCKASFLSNTELLVHRKEHVIFKARCMFPRCGKIFNEAYKLYDHEAQHYKTFTCKVPNCGKVFHSQSQLDLHQEEHVTKEEEYPATDSDLSHSLDQRILSDQASFSEEVEASHPPASVAVKHSIENLLNASQGPVQNDRRYMIKSQPQEKDLYPCSESSVIRSITNAQTHDPNQLRHRPQDPSMAAGYDYMRPKSQPHNPLAGDLHNALQPNVLQDQDQGLLKGGSYGSRNYNSDYRVPVQAQQQQHPHISVNNMSAASQTSHYMSTPMPQTLPYASPTLLPLVTRLPATGCRTENSLTQCRLPSTPAPQQSPLPSTPAPQQIPLPTALAPPQGQKERHHCALETCDRNYSSYKSVTKHMKAVHPEFYTEWKLAKKKIRDQEKAEKARKAAPSSVPLIGNHNYVAPLQHQQANGALVQRQNVIQPPPYPNSHHSYASHSAAVQSQAFPNQMDNILDPIVLSQLGNNHNQYAPPSMPWLQTPGNNCYASQVYPSNIQGMPQMDAVGGGMDVYVIPSRHMMGSNMERAAESLLPSPMDNGLQPVFPSYMDILKDSSLSNQLGNSAPSYTPQTQNNPGSKSRGLQQTNMESHFAPAGNLLAKSKSESQDGTINSGDAKNQMGKKVKRNKRTKWPAIVKDGKFICSRCGREFTNPKSLGGHLSKRAHCKAFDETELLTADLPSSFLDLLNSEQLLNTQPPPSSLYNPTAPFANDGEQPDEILKQIMDTPNIPSAIPQPTFQNACGPYGPGGRLPESTVIQHTGNIQMKHENESYRDGYLPRSCDPGFGSSAFSDPLLFQMLAENNPTVSLHRLPTDHIDHLLRSETLMKMKEVKGTSDSVSNSGGLSNDGLLAAMASLAQNVMSNPMLQITSPDPQPQHSPAATSSKLAETQRKSTEQNVKKRLREQILAGDFQRRSSLSQTSSTDTNDSLSPVSTNPATNVVQHFGVHQSPQPSKTIDHGIPSVSSAQMNGAATMQSFTHFREASSQHHEAPAPTSIVANDVDIGPNLTPVNQQHWMVDIQTALERLDLDKQVCDFAPTYSSTKPSCTDICNDTESFGPKVSIEKDTQIPDGCMKPFACESDNCTYRSMTKGAILKHLTKTHNYTNEMINLIKKDHGKFAPFSCQMCDKTFTRNSNLRAHCQTAHRLTQQEIAQLKKCQSSNTVGFVNNDNKPSVHSEPPLSGQMVTAPHTITDNITHQYSLPDVNQNQDVTGKNLFASGEKTKQEYHSQPLEQQTSRGMANLRFHDNSLSMGMQPMQRIPMHDQTLTPLMSMSEYQMNAHCSTIPQLPLMTAPDTDQWSNGQHIPVPCRPSHYSQQSGGYLTERAASMTPAPSDPLQVCGPSLEKSPKIKQQRGPKPKVEIPKKTKEKKSEANNAFSPYRPYRCVHQGCAAAFTIQHNLILHYRAVHQSDLSTCEMKNENEQNDEQDEKKDIKQEGVMEEEPEGEVTQVTEFRCQVSDCSRVFQDVPNLLQHYLQLHKFSLDKAGSLMSNINLGRFCCDQQGCTASFTAFWKYIGHVEKEHDKAKLSKMESVDGMFQCDVDGCDHAYATKSNLLRHTMKKHNDLYKLQLMNQQKSEDLGKPSSKNSHYQLTKSSDGKENRESNKKITQKGGDKKKTTEKTEKGHWTKYGKPSLKTKDEASAMCIKKTTLQYPCMIKGCDSVMKSERSIMKHYMGHGLSERYLEEQRSHFIFCKKYPRRRNPRSARSDDSKSETTSEISDSEDTADTGLEGSEYDEYSKPALRRRGKGGLSDTKPSYDETSETISDGSVVVKRKRGRPRKSNLEKIVKRKRVSRLTRSNAVNCGENGSDYDSSSTALTQDEMNDQNETLTSFKPMGFEMSFLKFLEQSNPPKNSLKKRIRLRNATVLCKRSDAYLHYPKGFDTLEFRNPQKLTSLNNVKIVVDKAFSDVADILLKQLQEMRPTVILEK, encoded by the exons ATGGCGGACGAAGAGGCCGAACAAGACAGCGCGCATACACATAGCAGTGCAACGATTGGGGCACTTCGAGAGAAATTACAAGAATTAGCAATCGCGCTGAAGAACAGTAAGGAATCTCCGACTCAGTCGTCTTCTCAGTATTGCCAAGACTTTTGCCAG ACTCTGGTGGAGTATGCTGGTcgatggaggatggaggaggaccCACTGCCCCTGGTGGAGGTGTACACCGTGGCTCTGCTGAGCTACGCCCAGGCttccccctgcctctcctcccAATGTGAAAACGTACCCCTCGTACTTGAAAGGCTCTCACT GAGCTGTCTGGAGCTGCTGCTCTCCCTGCCAGAACACTTCCCAGATGCCTTGTGGGAAGAGTTCAAGTCATCTGTTCAG TCAGCCCAATCCCAGCTGCAGGAGAATGGCATCACACAGCTTTCCCTCCTGTCTACCGTGGCCCAGGAGACTGGCGTGTGGACCAACGGCACCCTGCACAGTCTCCTCTCTAACGAGTCGCCACAAACCGAGAAAG TTCATAAGTTCCTTGAACTGGAGGGACCCATTCTGTTGGAGATGAGAGTAAAGCACCTTATCAAGGAGAACCATCTGGAGAGGGCTGCACTGCTGGCAAAGGCATGTGCAGAGTATCCTGAGTTTGAAGGAAAAGGGCACTTTAAGCAGATGTACCTTGTCTGCTTGTGTGCTGTCTCAGCACAGGAACCACTAATGGAGGAG CTCTCCAACGTGGATTGCCGCGATGCACTAGAAATGATCTGTAACCTGGAGTCAgaaggggatgagaggggagCCTTCAGCCTATGCTCCGCCTTTCTGAAACAACAGCTTCTCCAAGGAGACACTTACTGTGCCTG GGAGCTGACACTGTTTTGGAGCAAACTGCTGAAGCGGTTAGAGTCATCTGAAGAGACTTTCCTAGACAGATGTCATCAGATGTCTTTGCTGTCCAAAACAGTCTTCCACATCCTCTTTCTCATCAAAGTCATTCAATCAGAA GTGGACAAGGTTGGACTGCCAGTATGCGTTGACATGTGCATACGGGCTCTACAGTTGGAATCAAGTGATGGCAACACCAAGGCCAACATTTGCAAAACCATCTCCTGTTTGCTGCCCACTGATCTGGAGGTAAAGCGGGCCTGCCAGCTGACGGAGTTCCTCCTGGAACCCACAGTGGACTCCTACTACGCCGTGGAGACACTCTACAATGAACCAGACCAGAAGCTGGAGGAGGAGAATCTTCCCGTGCCCAACTCGCTCCGTTGTGAGCTTCTGCTGGTGTTCAAGACCCAGTGGCCTTTTGACCCTGAGTTCTGGGACTGGAAGACACTGAAGCGTCACTGCCTGACCCTTATGGGCGAGGAGGCCTCCATTGTGTCCTCTATTGACTTGCTGAATGACAATGAGAGCCCAGAGGCATCTGAGGAGGAGGACACAGCCCAGGGTGAGGAAGGGTTCAGAGACGTCACGGACTGCTTTATTGACACCACACATGAACTGAATGAAATAGTTGATAAAAGACAGAAAATCCGAGAGACAAAGAAACTGAGAGAGAAAGGGTTCATCTCGGCCAGGTTTAGAAACTGGCAGGCATATATGCAGTACTGTGTTCTGTGTGACAAGGAGTTTCTGGGTCACAGGATTGTACGTCATGCACAGACTCACTACAAAGATGGACTTTATAGCTGCCCGATATGCGCTGAGACCTTCACCTCAAAAGACACATTGGAACCACACGTGGCATCACACGTAAAGCTATCATGCAAGGAAAGACTAGCTGcaattaaaacaaataaaaaattggCTAATCCCAAAACGGCTGCTCCTGTTATCGCGGCTCTGAAAGCGAAAACTGAAAATCTACTTTGGACAAAAGATGCAAATGGCGAATCCCAAGAACACAATGGGCAGTCGCTTCAGACAGAAACAGTTCAGACCAAAGTCTCTGGACTTAAGACAGAAAGCAGCACTGAGGAAAACACATGCCCTATTGCAAACTGCAAAAAGGGATTCAAGTATTTCCGAAATCTTCTTGTCCATGTGAAAGCACATGGAGAAAACGATGAAGCAAAGCGCTTCCTTGAAATGCAGCGTAAAAAGGTGATTTGTCAGTATTGTCGTCGCCAGTTTGTTAACGTCACCCACCTTAATGATCATTTGCAAGTGCACTGTGGTGTCAGACCTTACATTTGCATACAGTTGAACTGCAAGGCCAGCTTTCTATCCAACACGGAGCTGCTTGTACACAGGAAAGAACATGTCATATTTAAAGCCAGATGCATGTTTCCTAGATGTGGAAAGATTTTCAATGAAGCCTACAAGCTTTACGACCATGAGGCACAGCATTACAAAACGTTCACCTGCAAAGTCCCTAACTGTGGTAAAGTGTTCCATTCTCAGTCACAGTTGGATCTCCACCAAGAGGAACATGTCACAAAAGAGGAGGAATACCCAGCTACAGACTCTGACCTTTCTCATTCTCTGGACCAGAGGATTCTCTCTGATCAGGCTTCCTTCTCAGAGGAGGTTGAGGCTTCTCATCCACCAGCATCTGTTGCGGTGAAGCACTCGATTGAGAACCTGCTGAACGCTTCTCAAGGTCCTGTTCAAAATGATCGACGATACATGATTAAAAGTCAGCCACAAGAAAAAGACCTTTACCCATGTTCAGAAAGTTCGGTGATTCGGTCTATCACAAATGCACAAACGCATGACCCAAATCAACTGAGACATAGACCCCAAGACCCCTCAATGGCTGCTGGATATGACTATATGAGACCCAAATCACAGCCACATAATCCATTAGCTGGGGATTTGCACAATGCCTTACAGCCAAATGTGTTACAAGATCAGGACCAGGGTTTGCTGAAAGGTGGAAGTTATGGATCCAGGAACTACAATTCTGACTACCGAGTACCAGTGCaagcacaacaacaacagcatccACACATATCTGTTAACAACATGTCAGCAGCAAGCCAGACCTCCCATTACATGTCAACTCCAATGCCTCAAACTCTCCCATATGCATCTCCTACACTTCTTCCACTAGTCACTCGTTTGCCAGCCACTGGTTGCAGAACAGAGAATTCATTAACACAGTGCCGATTACCAAGCACTCCTGCCCCACAGCAGAGCCCATTACCAAGCACTCCTGCCCCACAGCAAATCCCATTACCAACGGCTCTTGCCCCACCCcaaggacagaaagagagacaccactgtgCTTTGGAGACATGCGATCGCAACTACAGCTCCTACAAAAGTGTTACCAAGCACATGAAAGCAGTTCACCCGGAGTTTTATACTGAATGGAAACTTGCGAAAAAGAAAATCAGGGATCAAGAAAAAGCTGAAAAGGCCAGGAAAGCTGCCCCATCAAgtgtgcctctgattgggaaccataacTATGTTGCTCCACTACAACATCAACAGGCTAATGGTGCCCTAGTTCAGAGGCAGAATGTCATTCAGCCACCCCCGTACCCAAACTCACACCACTCCTATGCTTCCCATTCAGCTGCTGTCCAAAGCCAGGCTTTTCCCAACCAAATGGACAATATCTTAGATCCAATTGTACTCTCCCAGCTAGGAAACAACCACAATCAATATGCACCTCCTAGTATGCCATGGCTACAAACACCAGGAAACAATTGTTATGCCTCCCAAGTATACCCTTCAAACATTCAAGGGATGCCACAAATGGATGCTGTTGGTGGAGGAATGGATGTTTATGTTATTCCATCCCGTCATATGATGGGATCTAATATGGAAAGAGCAGCAGAGTCACTGCTACCATCACCTATGGATAATGGTCTTCAGCCTGTTTTCCCCTCTTACATGGACATTCTGAAAGACTCAAGTCTTTCAAATCAGCTGGGAAATTCTGCACCTTCCTACACACCACAGACTCAAAATAATCCAGGTTCTAAAAGTAGAGGATTGCAGCAAACCAACATGGAATCCCACTTTGCCCCTGCAGGAAACTTGCTAGCAAAAAGCAAAAGTGAATCTCAAGATGGCACGATAAACTCTGGAGATGCAAAAAATCAAATGGGCAAAAAAGTCAAGCGTAACAAAAGAACAAAGTGGCCTGCAATTGTTAAAGATGGAAAATTCATTTGCTCAAGGTGTGGTAGAGAATTTACAAATCCCAAATCACTTGGAGGCCATTTATCCAAGCGTGCACACTGCAAAGCTTTTGATGAGACGGAACTCCTGACAGCAGACTTGCCTTCATCCTTTCTTGATCTTCTGAATTCAGAGCAACTTCTCAATACTCAGCCCCCACCATCTTCACTGTATAACCCTACTGCACCATTTGCAAATGACGGCGAACAACCTGATGAGATTCTTAAACAAATTATGGATACTCCAAATATTCCCTCAGCAATTCCCCAGCCAACATTCCAAAATGCGTGTGGCCCCTACGGACCTGGTGGACGCTTGCCAGAAAGTACAGTTATACAGCACACAGGAAATATCCAAATGAAGCATGAAAATGAGTCTTATAGAGATGGTTATCTTCCGCGGTCATGTGACCCTGGGTTTGGAAGCAGTGCATTCTCTGATCCACTTCTCTTTCAGATGCTTGCAGAAAACAACCCTACGGTATCACTTCACAGACTTCCCACAGACCATATTGATCATTTACTCAGATCAGAAACACTAATGAAGATGAAAGAAGTAAAGGGAACTTCTGATTCTGTCTCCAATTCAGGAGGGCTGTCTAATGATGGACTTCTGGCTGCAATGGCTAGTTTGGCACAAAATGTTATGTCAAACCCCATGTTGCAGATCACTTCTCCAGACCCTCAGCCTCAACACAGTCCAGCAGCAACAAGTAGCAAACTGGCAGAGACACAGAGGAAGAGTACGGAACAGAATGTCAAGAAAAGATTGCGTGAACAGATTTTAGCTGGAGACTTCCAAAGAAGAAGCAGTTTATCTCAGACAAgcagcactgacacaaatgacagTTTGAGTCCGGTGTCAACCAATCCAGCAACCAATGTTGTACAACATTTTGGAGTTCATCAAAGTCCTCAGCCTTCCAAGACGATTGATCACGGAATCCCCTCTGTATCCTCTGCCCAAATGAACGGAGCCGCAACCATGCAGAGTTTCACTCATTTCAGAGAGGCTTCCTCTCAACACCATGAGGCACCTGCACCTACCAGCATTGTTGCAAATGATGTTGATATTGGTCCCAATCTAACACCTGTAAACCAACAGCACTGGATGGTGGACATTCAGACTGCATTAGAGAGGCTAGACTTAGACAAACAGGTCTGTGATTTTGCTCCAACGTATTCCTCCACAAAACCTAGCTGCACAGATATTTGCAATGATACTGAATCATTCGGGCCTAAGGTCTCAATAGAGAAGGACACACAGATTCCTGATGGCTGTATGAAGCCATTTGCCTGTGAGAGTGACAACTGCACTTACAGGTCCATGACAAAAGGTGCCATTTTAAAACACCTCACCAAGACTCACAATTACACCAATGAGATGATCAATTTGATTAAGAAAGACCATGGGAAATTTGCCCCGTTCTCTTGTCAAATGTGTGATAAGACTTTTACGCGAAATTCAAACCTTAGGGCACACTGTCAGACAGCTCACAGATTAACACAGCAGGAGATTGCTCAACTAAAAAAGTGCCAGTCAAGCAACACGGTTGGATTTGTTAATAATGACAATAAACCAAGTGTGCATTCAGAGCCTCCTTTGTCTGGACAGATGGTCACAGCTCCCCACACAATAACAGATAATATTACACATCAATATTCACTCCCGGATGTTAACCAAAATCAAGATGTGACTGGAAAGAACTTGTTTGCTTCAGGAGAAAAGACAAAGCAAGAATACCACTCACAGCCTTTAGAACAGCAGACTTCTCGAGGCATGGCTAACTTGAGATTTCATGATAACAGCCTCTCCATGGGAATGCAGCCAATGCAAAGGATACCCATGCATGATCAGACATTGACTCCATTAATGTCAATGTCTGAATATCAAATGAATGCACACTGCTCAACAATACCCCAACTTCCCTTAATGACTGCTCCTGATACAGATCAATGGTCAAACGGACAACACATACCAGTTCCTTGTAGGCCTAGTCATTACAGTCAACAATCTGGAGGCTATCTGACAGAAAGAGCTGCTTCAATGACACCGGCTCCATCAGATCCCCTTCAGGTTTGTGGTCCCTCGCTAGAAAAATCCCCCAAAATCAAGCAGCAGAGAGGACCAAAGCCTAAAGTTGAAATTCCCAAGAAGACGAAAGAGAAGAAGTCTGAGGCAAATAATGCTTTCAGTCCATACAGGCCATATCGCTGTGTTCATCAAGGGTGTGCTGCAGCCTTTACCATTCAGCATAATTTAATCCTCCATTACAGGGCTGTGCATCAGTCTGATCTGTCCACATGTGAGATGAAAAATGAGAATGAGCAAAATGATGAACAGGATGAGAAAAAGGACATCAAGCAGGAGGGGGTTATGGAAGAAGAACCAGAGGGTGAAGTCACCCAGGTAACGGAATTCAGATGTCAAGTGAGCGACTGCTCGAGAGTATTCCAAGATGTCCCGAACCTGTTACAGCATTACCTCCAGCTTCACAAGTTCAGCCTGGATAAAGCAGGATCTCTAATGTCCAACATCAACCTAGGCAGATTCTGTTGTGATCAGCAAGGGTGCACGGCGTCATTCACTGCTTTCTGGAAGTACATAGGACATGTTGAAAAAGAACATGACAAGGCAAAACTATCCAAAATGGAATCTGTGGATGGGATGTTCCAGTGTGATGTTGATGGCTGTGACCACGCTTATGCTACAAAGTCAAACCTGCTGAGGCACACCATGAAAAAGCATAATGACCTTTACAAACTCCAACTGATGAACCAACAGAAAAGTGAAGATCTTGGCAAACCCAGCTCCAAGAATTCCCATTACCAACTGACTAAATCAAGTGATGGGAAAGAAAACCGAGAGAGCAACAAAAAGATTACACAAAAGGGAGGTGACAAAAAGAAAACAACTGAGAAGACGGAAAAAGGTCATTGGACTAAATATGGAAAACCTTCCTTGAAAACTAAGGATGAAGCGTCTGCAATGTGCATAAAGAAGACCACTTTGCAATACCCTTGCATGATAAAGGGCTGTGATTCAGTGATGAAGTCCGAACGGAGCATCATGAAGCACTACATGGGGCACGGACTGTCCGAGCGATACTTAGAAGAGCAGAGAAGCCACTTCATATTCTGCAAGAAATACCCCAGACGTAGAAACCCCCGGTCTGCCAGGAGCGATGACTCCAAGTCTGAGACGACCTCCGAGATATCCGACAGTGAGGACACAGCAGACACGGGCCTAGAAGGAAGTGAGTATGATGAGTATTCAAAACCTGCCTTACGGAGAAGGGGAAAGGGCGGACTGTCTGACACCAAACCTTCGTACGATGAAACTTCAGAAACTATATCTGATGGCTCTGTGGTGGTGAAACGCAAGAGAGGGCGGCCACGGAAAAGTAATTTAGAAAAAATTGTCAAACGCAAGAGGGTGTCCAGACTGACCAGGAGTAATGCAGTTAACTGTGGAGAAAATGGATCAGACTACGACTCCTCTAGCACTGCCCTTACCCAGGATGAAATGAACGATCAAAATGAAACATTGACCTCCTTTAAGCCCATGGGATTCGAGATGTCTTTCTTAAAGTTCTTGGAGCAATCAAACCCACCTAAAAATTCTCTAAAGAAGAGGATTCGACTAAGAAATGCTACAGTGTTGTGCAAAAGGTCAGATGCATATTTGCATTACCCAAAAGGCTTTGATACCCTTGAGTTCAGGAACCCTCAGAAGCTGACGTCACTTAACAATGTGAAAATTGTTGTAGACAAAGCCTTTTCAGACGTTGCTGATATTCTGTTAAAGCAGCTCCAGGAAATGCGACCCACAGTGATATTAGAAAAATAG
- the LOC121549306 gene encoding small integral membrane protein 8: MASGSDKDASKEGNFRIPGLRGAKTTTLFRAVNPELFIKPNKPVMAFGLITITLCVGYLGYLHATKENDQQLYEAIDSEGEKNMRRKTSKWD, from the exons ATGGCATCTGGAAGCGATAAGGATGCTTCGAAAGAAGGGAATTTCAGGATTCCTGGCCTGAGAGGAGCGAAGACCACCACGCTTTTCCGAGCTGTCAACCCTGAGCTCTTCATTAAACCA AACAAGCCTGTGATGGCCTTTGGACTTATAACAATCACCTTGTGTGTGGGCTACCTTGGCTACCTTCACGCCACCAAAGAGAACGACCAGCAGCTGTATGAAGCTATTGACAGTGAAGGGGAGAAGAACATGAGGAGGAAAACCTCGAAATGGGACTGA
- the LOC121549308 gene encoding 5-hydroxytryptamine receptor 1E-like yields the protein MEMEMERYHGDSFTGPNITNSTGAPASALPVVVFTDRMVVLVVLLGLLTLLTALVNGAVITAICTTKTLHLPANYLICSLAFTDFLVAILVMPISILYIATETWSLGQVVCEAWLSVDMTCCTCSILHLCVIALDRYWAITKAIEYAHKRSARRAAVMVGIIWVISIFISIPPLFWRHSSHGPKQCIIEHNHVGYTIYSTFGAFYIPMSLILILYYRIYNAAKTLYQKRVSSRHLSSRSTDSQNSLNHCRVAHTFCISDLSTSDPTLEFDRLNVTIRIPSFETEMEAADEKHQICTSRERKAARILGLILGAFILCWMPFFLKELLVGLQVITASQHVSDFLTWLGYINSLINPLLYTSFNEDFKLAFKKLLRRKEHA from the coding sequence atggagatggagatggagaggtaCCATGGGGACAGCTTCACAGGGCCCAACATCACCAACAGCACAGGAGCCCCAGCCAGCGCTCTCCCAGTGGTGGTGTTTACAGACAGGATGGTGGTGCTGGTGGTTCTACTGGggctcctcaccctcctcactgCACTGGTCAACGGTGCCGTCATCACAGCCATCTGCACCACCAAGACGCTCCACCTGCCTGCCAACTACCTCATCTGCTCGCTGGCGTTCACTGACTTTCTGGTGGCTATCCTGGTGATGCCGATCAGCATCCTCTACATTGCCACGGAGACCTGGTCGTTGGGCCAGGTGGTGTGTGAGGCCTGGCTGAGCGTGGACATGACCTGCTGCACCTGCTCCATCCTGCATCTGTGTGTCATAGCGCTGGACCGCTACTGGGCTATCACCAAGGCCATCGAGTATGCCCATAAGAGGTCAGCCCGCCGGGCAGCTGTCATGGTGGGCATTATCTGGGTCATCTCTATCTTCATATCTATACCTCCCCTTTTCTGGAGACACAGTAGCCATGGCCCAAAACAGTGCATCATAGAGCACAACCATGTGGGCTACACCATTTACTCCACTTTTGGGGCATTTTACATCCCCATGTCCCTTATTCTCATCTTGTACTATAGGATTTACAATGCCGCAAAGACACTTTACCAGAAACGGGTCTCGTCGCGGCACCTGAGCAGCCGAAGCACTGACAGCCAGAACTCTCTGAACCACTGCCGCGTGGCACACACCTTCTGCATATCGGACCTGTCCACCTCAGACCCCACTCTGGAGTTTGACAGGCTCAATGTCACCATCCGTATCCCTTCATTTGAGACAGAGATGGAGGCGGCAGATGAGAAGCACCAGATCTGTACCTCCCGAGAGAGGAAGGCAGCACGTATTCTGGGCCTCATCCTTGGGGCTTTTATCCTCTGTTGGATGCCTTTCTTTCTGAAGGAGCTCCTTGTAGGCTTACAGGTCATAACTGCCTCCCAACATGTATCTGACTTCTTAACCTGGCTGGGCTACATCAACTCACTCATTAACCCTCTCCTTTACACCAGCTTCAATGAGGATTTTAAGTTGGCCTTTAAGAAACTGCTCAGACGAAAGGAGCATGCATAG
- the LOC121549307 gene encoding gap junction beta-7 protein-like produces the protein MVPFDGSIWDAHCILQFIHHPQAHVIREMSNWGFLENVLSGVNKYSTVIGRIWLSIVFIFRILVYVAAAEQVWKDENKDFVCNIQQPGCENVCFDHFFPISQIRLWALQLIMVSTPSLLVALHVAYRENRERRHGKKLYEDKGRIDGGLLFTYILSLVFKTTFEVGSLLAFYFLYSGFDVPRLLRCSLDPCPNTVDCYIAKATEKKVFLYIMGCTSILCIVLNVSEMVYILSKQCWKCFSKHYIPIEERASRHCHHTVPISNSTSALQPTLKDTMGSQDPATKGNQSIPS, from the coding sequence aTGGTTCCATTTgatggttccatttgggacgcacactgcATTCTACAGTTTATCCATCATCCACAGGCTCATGTAATTAGAGAGATGTCGAACTGGGGGTTTCTGGAGAACGTCCTGAGTGGGGTGAACAAATACTCCACAGTCATCGGGCGCATCTGGCTCTCCATCGTCTTCATCTTCCGCATCCTTGTGTACGTGGCTGCTGCTGAGCAGGTCTGGAAGGACGAGAACAAGGACTTTGTCTGCAACATCCAGCAGCCTGGCTGTGAGAACGTGTGCTTCGACCATTTCTTCCCCATCTCCCAGATCCGCCTGTGGGCCCTCCAGCTCATCATGGTGTCCACTCCCTCCCTGTTGGTGGCTCTACACGTGGCCTACCGCGAGAACAGGGAGAGGAGGCATGGCAAGAAGCTCTATGAGGACAAAGGCAGGATTGACGGAGGCCTGCTCTTCACCTATATCCTCAGCCTCGTCTTCAAGACTACCTTCGAGGTGGGCTCCCTCCTGGCCTTCTACTTCCTCTACAGTGGCTTTGACGTTCCCAGACTGCTTCGCTGCAGCCTGGACCCTTGCCCAAACACGGTCGACTGCTACATCGCCAAAGCCACTGAGAAGAAGGTCTTTCTTTACATCATGGGCTGTACATCCATATTGTGTATTGTGCTGAATGTCTCAGAGATGGTGTACATTCTATCAAAACAGTGCTGGAAGTGTTTCAGCAAGCACTACATCCCTATTGAAGAGAGGGCTAGTCGGCATTGTCATCACACTGTCCCCATCAGCAACAGTACCTCAGCACTTCAGCCCACACTTAAAGATACGATGGGCTCACAAGATCCAGCTACAAAGGGAAACCAATCCATCCCCTCTTAA